In one Aeromicrobium erythreum genomic region, the following are encoded:
- a CDS encoding F0F1 ATP synthase subunit delta, whose product MRGISARSLEGVLSAVESAQDSADLGTQLFGVVSLLDANPALRRVLTDPSTESDAKAGLASRVLGSRVGPGTVDVVRAAAAARWNAGRDLADALETAGASAVVARADAAGSLEQLETELFEIGRAVAADVELRGVVADRSYPAQAKATLLATLFGSKVSTEALELAQQAVVARTGSFEKVLTAFGDVAAQRRDRAVAVVRVAYDLSDDERTRLASALAAKYGRDVHLNVVVDPSVVGGIAVSLGGEVVDGTMSSRLEAARRRLAG is encoded by the coding sequence ATGCGAGGCATCTCCGCGCGGTCCCTCGAGGGGGTCCTGTCCGCCGTCGAGTCGGCCCAGGACTCGGCGGACCTCGGCACGCAGCTGTTCGGCGTCGTGTCCCTGCTGGACGCCAACCCGGCGCTGCGCCGGGTGCTCACCGACCCGTCGACCGAGTCCGACGCCAAGGCGGGTCTCGCGTCCCGTGTGCTCGGCTCGCGGGTCGGTCCGGGCACGGTCGACGTCGTCCGCGCCGCCGCCGCCGCGCGGTGGAACGCCGGTCGTGACCTCGCCGACGCCCTCGAGACCGCCGGCGCCAGCGCCGTGGTCGCGCGGGCCGACGCCGCCGGCTCGCTAGAGCAGCTCGAGACCGAGCTGTTCGAGATCGGACGCGCCGTGGCCGCCGACGTCGAGCTCCGCGGTGTCGTGGCCGACCGGTCCTACCCGGCCCAGGCGAAGGCGACGCTGCTCGCGACGCTGTTCGGCTCCAAGGTCTCCACCGAGGCCCTCGAGCTGGCGCAGCAGGCCGTCGTGGCACGCACCGGCTCGTTCGAGAAGGTGCTCACCGCCTTCGGCGACGTGGCCGCGCAGCGTCGTGACCGCGCCGTCGCCGTCGTGCGGGTCGCCTACGACCTCTCCGACGACGAGCGCACCCGGCTCGCCTCGGCCCTGGCCGCCAAGTACGGCCGCGACGTGCACCTCAACGTCGTCGTCGACCCGAGCGTCGTCGGAGGCATCGCCGTCTCCCTCGGCGGCGAGGTCGTCGACGGCACCATGTCCAGCCGGCTCGAGGCCGCCCGCCGGCGGCTCGCGGGCTGA
- the atpA gene encoding F0F1 ATP synthase subunit alpha, with translation MTELSIRPEEIRDALQQFVSEYSPSASKTEEVGIVAEAADGIARVEGLPSAMANELLEFEDGTLGLALNLDVREIGVVILGDFAGIEEGQKVKRTGEVLSVPVGDGYLGRVVDPLGEPIDGLGEIATDGRRALELQAPTVVQRKSVHEPLMTGIKAIDSLTPIGRGQRQLIIGDRQTGKTAIAIDTIINQKEFWESGDPTKQVRCIYVGIGQKGSTIASVRGALEDAGALEYTTIVAAPASDSAGFKYLAPYTGSAIGQHWMYQGKHVLIIFDDLSKQAEAYRAVSLLLRRPPGREAYPGDVFYLHSRLLERCAKLNDELGAGSMTGLPVIETKANDVSAYIPTNVISITDGQIFLQSDLFNANQRPAVDVGISVSRVGGAAMTKAMKAVTGSLKVDLAQFRAMEAFAMFASDLDAASKAQLARGQRLMELFKQGQYAPFPMEQQVVSLWAGTQGKLDPVPVEDISRFEEEFLDYVKRSHEGIFSAIRETGKFDDDTASSLESAYEAFVEQFETSEGERISVGREEFEALDDEDVEQEQIVKQKRS, from the coding sequence ATGACGGAACTCTCCATCCGTCCCGAGGAGATCCGCGACGCGCTGCAGCAGTTCGTCTCCGAGTACTCCCCGAGCGCCAGCAAGACCGAAGAGGTCGGCATCGTCGCCGAGGCGGCGGACGGCATCGCGCGCGTCGAGGGTCTGCCCTCGGCCATGGCCAACGAGCTGCTCGAGTTCGAGGACGGCACGCTCGGCCTCGCGCTGAACCTCGACGTCCGCGAGATCGGTGTCGTCATCCTGGGTGACTTCGCCGGCATCGAGGAGGGCCAGAAGGTCAAGCGCACCGGCGAGGTGCTGTCCGTGCCCGTGGGCGACGGCTACCTCGGCCGCGTCGTGGACCCGCTGGGCGAGCCCATCGACGGTCTCGGCGAGATCGCCACCGACGGTCGTCGCGCCCTGGAGCTCCAGGCGCCCACCGTCGTGCAGCGCAAGTCGGTGCACGAGCCGCTCATGACCGGCATCAAGGCGATCGACTCGCTGACGCCGATCGGCCGTGGCCAGCGCCAGCTGATCATCGGCGACCGCCAGACCGGCAAGACCGCCATCGCGATCGACACGATCATCAACCAGAAGGAGTTCTGGGAGAGCGGCGACCCGACCAAGCAGGTCCGCTGCATCTACGTCGGCATCGGCCAGAAGGGCTCGACGATCGCCAGCGTGCGTGGCGCGCTCGAGGACGCCGGCGCGCTGGAGTACACGACCATCGTGGCCGCTCCCGCCTCCGACTCCGCAGGCTTCAAGTACCTCGCCCCGTACACCGGCTCGGCCATCGGCCAGCACTGGATGTACCAGGGCAAGCACGTCCTGATCATCTTCGACGACCTGTCGAAGCAGGCCGAGGCCTACCGCGCCGTCTCGCTGCTGCTGCGTCGTCCGCCGGGCCGCGAGGCCTACCCCGGCGACGTCTTCTACCTCCACAGCCGGCTGCTCGAGCGTTGCGCCAAGCTCAACGACGAGCTCGGCGCGGGCTCGATGACGGGTCTGCCCGTCATCGAGACGAAGGCCAACGACGTGTCGGCCTACATCCCGACGAACGTCATCTCGATCACCGACGGCCAGATCTTCCTGCAGTCCGACCTCTTCAACGCCAACCAGCGTCCCGCGGTCGACGTCGGCATCTCGGTGTCGCGCGTCGGTGGTGCGGCGATGACGAAGGCCATGAAGGCGGTCACCGGCTCGCTCAAGGTCGACCTCGCGCAGTTCCGCGCCATGGAGGCCTTCGCCATGTTCGCCTCCGACCTCGACGCCGCCTCGAAGGCGCAGCTCGCCCGTGGCCAGCGCCTCATGGAGCTGTTCAAGCAGGGCCAGTACGCGCCGTTCCCGATGGAGCAGCAGGTCGTGTCGCTGTGGGCCGGTACCCAGGGCAAGCTCGACCCGGTGCCCGTGGAGGACATCAGCCGCTTCGAGGAGGAGTTCCTCGACTACGTCAAGCGCTCCCACGAGGGCATCTTCTCGGCGATCCGCGAGACCGGGAAGTTCGACGACGACACCGCGTCGTCGCTCGAGTCGGCCTACGAGGCGTTCGTCGAGCAGTTCGAGACCAGCGAGGGCGAGCGCATCTCGGTCGGTCGCGAGGAGTTCGAGGCTCTTGACGACGAGGACGTCGAGCAGGAGCAGATCGTCAAGCAGAAGCGGAGCTGA
- a CDS encoding F0F1 ATP synthase subunit gamma: MAASVRELRAKIRSTQATKKITRAMELIAASRIIKAQQHAAAAAPYARELTRAVSAVATFSNVDHPLTTEKENPTRAAVLVITSDRGLAGSYSSSVLKEAERLTEKLRSEGKEVDFYLSGRKAVTYFTFRQREFVQSWTGYSDKPEFANAREIGDALTSLFAEDETSEEAIDPARAVDELHIVFTRFKSMLTQEPDVIRLLPLEVVEGTETPDESELLPLYEFEPSAHEVLDALLPKYVNSRIYYCQLQAAASELAARQKAMKSATDNAQDLIEKYTRIANQARQAGITQEISEIVGGANALADATAGQE; the protein is encoded by the coding sequence ATGGCAGCGTCGGTACGAGAGCTACGCGCGAAGATCAGGTCGACCCAGGCGACCAAGAAGATCACGCGCGCCATGGAGCTCATCGCCGCCTCGCGCATCATCAAGGCGCAGCAGCACGCGGCGGCGGCAGCCCCGTACGCGCGTGAGCTGACCCGGGCGGTGTCCGCGGTGGCCACGTTCTCCAACGTCGACCACCCGCTCACCACCGAGAAGGAGAACCCGACGCGCGCCGCGGTGCTCGTGATCACGAGCGACCGCGGGCTCGCGGGGTCGTACTCCTCCAGCGTCCTCAAGGAGGCGGAGCGACTCACCGAGAAGCTGCGCTCCGAGGGCAAGGAGGTCGACTTCTACCTCTCCGGACGCAAGGCGGTCACGTACTTCACGTTCCGTCAGCGCGAGTTCGTCCAGTCCTGGACGGGCTACTCCGACAAGCCCGAGTTCGCCAACGCCCGCGAGATCGGCGACGCGCTGACCTCGCTGTTCGCCGAGGACGAGACCTCCGAGGAGGCGATCGACCCCGCGCGCGCCGTGGACGAGCTGCACATCGTGTTCACGCGCTTCAAGTCGATGCTCACGCAGGAGCCGGACGTCATCCGCCTGCTCCCGCTCGAGGTCGTCGAGGGCACGGAGACGCCGGACGAGTCCGAGCTGCTCCCGCTGTACGAGTTCGAGCCGTCGGCGCACGAGGTGCTCGACGCGCTGCTGCCGAAGTACGTGAACAGCCGCATCTACTACTGCCAGCTGCAGGCAGCGGCCTCTGAGCTCGCTGCCCGCCAGAAGGCCATGAAGTCCGCGACCGACAACGCGCAGGACCTCATCGAGAAGTACACCCGCATCGCCAACCAGGCCCGCCAGGCCGGCATTACCCAGGAGATCAGCGAGATCGTGGGCGGCGCGAACGCGCTCGCCGACGCCACGGCTGGTCAGGAGTGA